The Papaver somniferum cultivar HN1 chromosome 6, ASM357369v1, whole genome shotgun sequence genome segment tttattttctgcattttgTCAAATTATCTATATTGCTCGGGTTGCTAAGCGTGCAGCCTTACAATCAAAAttcaatttgtgtttttgattCAGCTTAAAGCAATTAGAGAAGCCATCGAGGACCTAGGCTTCCTAGTTTTTGAGTTCCCTGAAGATATAGCCGTAGTTCGCCTTAGAATTAAGGGGATGTCATGCACTAGCTGTACGAATTCTATTGAAAGTGCTCTTCTAATGGTTGAGGGGGTAAAGACAGCGGTTGTGGGGTTATCCCTTGAAGAAGCAAAGATTCACTTTGATCCTACACTAACTGACtcagaagaactaatccaagcaATTGAAGATGCTGGCTTTGAAGCAGAACTCATGAGCAATGTGAATGATGGCAACAAAGTACATTTAAAACTTGAAGGGATCAGTGGCGATGAAGATTTCACTATTATTCGGTCCTCCCTTGAGTCGGTGCGAGGAGTGAACCAGGTTGAGATGGACAAGGAGTCTAATAAGGTAATTATTGTATACGACTCGGATTTCACTGGTCCAAGGTCTCTCATAAAATGCATCCAAGAAGCTGGAAAACCCCATGAATCCTATCATGCCAGCTTGTATGTTCCTCCGAGTGGAAGAGAAGCAGAGCGCCAGCATGAGATTCTGGGTTACAGGAACCTTTTTCTCTGGAGCTTCCTGTTCTCAGCTCCTGTGTTCATTTTCTCCATGGTGCTTCCTATGTTTCCTCCTTATGGCGACTGGTTACATCACATGGTTTACAACATGCTCACAGTCGGAATGCTTCTAAGATGGATTCTTTGCACTCCAGTGCAGCTCATCATTGGAAGCAGGTAATAATGAATTACTAGTTATAGTTTATACGTTTTCTTATACGTTCATCACTTTAGTATTTCTTTCTGTATTGTCAGAAAAAGTGATACGATTGTGATTCCAGGTTTTACGTTGGATCATACTATGCTTTGAAACGAGGATCTGCTAATATGGATGTTCTGGTTGCACTGGGCACGAGTGCTGCatatttttattctctatatgttTTAATAAAAGCATCAACGTCAGAATCATTCGAAGGAATGGATTTCTTCGAGACAAGTGCAATGTTGATCACTTTTATTCTCTTAGGAAAATATTTGGAGGTGTTGGCTAAGGGGAAGACATCTGATGCATTAGCTAAGCTAACCAAGCTTGCTCCTGATACAGCTTGGCTGCTAACTTTTGACGGGGATGAAAATATTATCTCAGAGGATGAGATAAGCACATCACTGATACAAAAACATGATGTGATTAAGATTGTTCCTGGGGCAAAAGTTCCAATTGATGGGGTTGTTACAAAGGGTCAGAGCCATGTAAATGAGAGCATGCTCACCGGGGAAGCAAGGCCAGTGGCTAAAAAGCCTGGAGACAAGGTTcactttcttcttattctttctgTTTCTTGAACTATCTGCATCTTGAATCACAAATTTATCTGACATTTAAAAAAACAACGTTAACAGGTTATTGGTGGAACTGTGAATGAAAACGGATGCGTGCTagttaaggtcactcatgttggaTCGGAGACTGCATTGTCCCAGATAGTTCAACTAGTGGAAGTTGCTCAGCTTGCTAAAGCACCGGTTCAGAAACTGGCAGATCAAATTTCCCGGGTCTTTGTTCCTGTGGTAAGTTTGTTAGTTTGTGGTCAGTGGTATCTAATGGAACTCAATTACTTTGTATGTTCTTTAGGCTTCTACCAATAAGGTAAATCCAAATGGTGAAACCTCTTTAAGTCTTACCACTGAAGCTCTTATGTTTCCAAGAGATAATAGAggaaatttattcttattaagCATGAATTTGTAATGAAGTTGCCTTAATCTCCAATATTTGCATCAATTGATGTTTTCCATGCTGTTTACAGGTCGTTGTGGCAGCCATTCTTACATTTTTGGCCTGGTTCATACCCGGACAAGCAGCTATGTACCCTAAAGATTGGATTCCAAAAGCCATGAACAGCTTTGAGCTGGCGCTGCAATTTGGCATATCAGTTTTGGTTGTTGCTTGTCCATGTGCTCTAGGACTAGCAACCCCTACAGCCGTCATGGTTGCTACTGGGAAAGGTGCTTCTCAAGGCGTTCTTATCAAGGGTGGAAGTGCGCTTGAAAAGGCACACAAGGTAATAATGCTCCTATGTGTTTCATCTTTTCCTTAAGTCCTGTTATCGTACTCGGAATAGAGCCTAAAATCTCAAGATTTTCGGTAGAATTGTGTCTTCCTTCCGTACCAAACAGATTTACTCTGTATGAGATGCTTAACCACTTCTGTTCTATCCTGAAATCTGCTAGGTGAAAACTGTTGTATTCGATAAAACCGGTACTCTGACGGAGGGAAAACCTGTAGTTGTTAGCATGAAGGTTTTCTCCCCCATGCCAGTCCAAGAGTTCTGTGACATAGCTGAAGCAGTAGAGGTACATAAATATTAAATTCCTGGTAATATTAAATTCCAGTGTTGTTTATTTACATTATGAAGTTAGAGAGAAATTTTATACTTGGCAGGCGAACAGTGAGCATCCGATAGCTAAGGCTGTCGTACAACATGCTAAGAAGCTGCGCCAGATGAATTCATCCAACCTAGGACATATAGCAGAAGTGCAGGACTTTGAGGTACACCCAGGGTTTGGGATCAGCGGGAAAGTTAGTAAAAACGTGGTCTTGGTTGGTAATAAGAGGCTAATGGTGGCCCGAAAGGTACCAATCAGCTCTGAAGTTGAGGATTACATGTCAGAGAGTGAGCAGCTTGCGCGTACTTGTGTGTTGGTTGCGATCAATGGGATGGTTTCTGGAGGTTTCGCCGTAACAGATCCTGTAAAACCAGAAGCAGAGAGAGTAATTTCGTTCCTTAAATCAATGAACATTACGAGTATAATGGTGACTGGTGACAATTGGGCTACAGCAAATGCCATAGCCAAGGAAGTTGGAATTACTACGGTGATTGCAGAGACAGATCCCCTTGGAAAAGCTGATAAAATCAAAGATTTGCAGGTAAATATGGAACCCATGTACGGCATACTTCTTTTAACTGCAATAGACTATTGGTTATATGTTCCTTTTGAGTTATGTATGTCTATCTGAACTCGTAATGTAGTTGAAAGGGATGGCTGTCGCAATGGTAGGTGATGGGATCAATGACTCTCCAGCTTTAGCCGCAGCTGATGTTGGCATGGCAATTGGTGCTGGTACTGATGTTGCTATTGAAGCTGCTGACATAGTTCTTATGAAGAGTAACCTGGAAGACGTAGTAACAGCCATTGATCTCTCACGAAAGACACTCGCTAGAATCAGACTCAACTATGTATGGGCACTTGGCTACAATGTACTTGGAATGCCAATTGCTGCCGGAGTATTATTCCCATTCACAGGAATTCGGTTACCACCTTGGGTTGCTGGTGCTGCCATGGCTGCATCATCAATTAGTGTCGTATGTTCTTCTCTTCTACTGCAGTCTTACAAGAAGCCTTTGCATATCGAACGTGCTCGGGAACTTGTAGACTATTCGGAATCAGTCTGAGAGGTAGCTGAGACCCGCCTACATCTCATTCGGATCTCATCTTTCTCTTTTGTTTGCtgtacttgttttttttttttgtgttatacCTCACTTTTTAATCTCCTGTTGCATATATTGACTGAGAACCGCAACACAACTGTAAAAATAACTACAGTGCAGGACACTATTAAGGGAGCATTTCCTAGATATATGTTTTGGAGCTTAAAAATGCAACAAAAAAGAATTGCTAATTGAAATTCTAATACTGTCTGTCTAGTAATAGGGATTTTTCTCGACTTTCCCCTTCATTAAATAAAAGAATCAAAACTCACAAGTTTGTAAAGCACGTCCAATTCTATGGATTCACGAGACCGCTCCGATTTGCTGCTActagtagtagaagaagaaaaccttAAATCTCGATGCCATTACCGCATCAATCACGGTTTATTTCCCAGTTTTCTAtcgttacgattttacccctagACACTtttgttttacgattttacccctaatTGAGGTGTGATGGGGGGTGGAATTGAACAGTTTCTGGCGTCTGTTTCAGGTCCTACAGCGTTTCAAACATCTCCAGAGAAAATGATGACTAAATTTGAACATCAAGAAACAAACTTCTCTGAAGTTTGCAAGATTAAGCTTTCCAGTTATTAAAAGAAAATATAgtcgaccaaaaaaaaaaaaatgtaaacaacCGACAAAAAATCATTTTGGGAAAATAAAAACCCCAAAGATATGGATTACAATGGTGAAAGTGTTCGAAAACTTTTAAGGGGGAAGCAATACTTTAGACCGCCATGAGATCGTGTCAGATATAGGCAATTCACCTCGTACTTTGTGTATGTAATTTTCTAGTGTATGGGTTTTCTCATCCATGTTGTCATTGGACATTGTATCTTCAGCAAGTTTGACTGCTGCCATTTGAGATACTTGAAAAGTATCTCCTGCACGCTGCAGCTTTCGAGCTGTATCTTCTTCGCCCACCGTCAATAGGCTAACTATCAAAGATTTAAGCTCGTGCTGGCCACCAGTGGTTAATGCCATGCTCTTTATGTGATCCACTAGGGCTAACTCCTCCCCTGGGCTGCCATAGTCGAGAGATGATGCCATGAATAAGATGAAATTTCTTATCGAATGGAATAACATCATCATTATCTATAAACAGATACCGTCCCTAACGAAATTAAGACATCAAGACAGGAATAATAAACATCATATCATACCTGCCAGCACGTATTGTTCCTCCCCTGTGCTTCTGGCGCCTCGTATCTCTTTTCCTGCTTGTTGCATTTGAACTTACAGAAGCACTAGAGCCCTTCCTTGTGCTCCTAAGGAGGTAAGAGAATAGTTGATTATAATCACGTAAATAATAACAACCAGAGCTATGAATTTCGCTACAATAGGTGTTAATTCTAGGAAAGAATGAAAGCATGCCGGAAGCAATATAGCAAATCGTCACACAAAACCACAAAGATGGTACAAAATCGCAGGTTATTCCAAGAGAGACCTGTGAAACCCAGGAGATTTGTGCTTGCGATGCCAAATGAGacactagaagaagctctagaaaaCATAACCTTGCTAGAGTTTGAAGTTTACAATTATTCTGCATTGAAACTAAAACCAACAGAAAACAAAATAATGATAGCATatatattcaataaaaactaaagaGGTCCATGTATGGGTGACAACACAATCTTCATAAAACCACGCAAGTAGGAATTACACTCTCAGCAATAGGTAGGATCAAATGAATAATCCTTCGGGGTGAATGAACCACATATGGTGAGCCAACAAAAGCACCCAAAAAGATTGAGTTTCAAGAAAGCAGGGCTATAATTTGTTATTAACCTGTCAGGACAGAAAGGGCGAAGAAAAGATACATCCAAATGAAGAAAGTCGTTGCTTGAAATATTGGCAGCACATTTAAGAAAAGTATACGGAAAACCAAATGGATACAGAACAAGATTCAGAACAACAAAATCTTTATTGTTGCTAGCATATTTCCCTTGTGGGGACCTACCAGGCACTATGTCTCACGCAATCAATTGATTCACCTCTTAAACTATATTTACACTACTGCACACGGCGTTCAGCTGTATCTGGATACCCGATGGCAGTCATACAGTAGTCGCAGGACCCCGAAGTCATTCATATGCTTATAACTAGTCTCTTAATAGCAACACAACTGAGATACATAAGGGTAAAATTGCACAATATCTATTTAAACAAAAGACTCGTAATTACTTCCAACAATTTGATGCTTtgctacaaaaaatggaaaattctTCCTCTAAAGCAAGATCTAATATTTGAGGCCAAATCAGAGGTAAAACAAAAGAGATTGAGAAAAGAATCATACCCTTTTGTATAAGCACTCATCCCACTGAAATTACTGCTAGTCTCGGAAGCAGCATCATCGTCAATATCATCTATTGTCTTATCTGCCAATTGAAGTTGAGCTGCAAGGACTAACCTCCTTTGTCGAACAGCTAAGTAGCGAATTAAGTACTTCCCCACTTTCTCCAATCCTTCTTCATATTCGACTACCAAAGTGTTGGCACATTCATCAGCTGCACTCTTGACTTGTGAAATCAGATCGTCCCTTCTATGCATAAACCCAACCCTGAGAGCCTCCTCCCATTCACGTGCAGTAACAAAATACCCTACTGAGCTGACAACATCATTACAGTATTCCAAAGCAACTTTGGCAGCCTCCGCTGGCTTTCCTAGTTCTTCAAGTTCCTCACAAAGCTCAGTCGCCAGTTTTGTTACCTCAATTTCTCCCAGGTTGAGACGACCAGCCACAGTAAGCACTCCTTTCCAATTACCACAACCTCGGTATGCCTTCAAAGCTTTTTCTAAAGAAGGACAACACAGATAAATTGCAGCCGCGTCCTCAAAGAATTTTTCGTCATTAAGGTGATCTCCCCAGGCCTCAAGGACCTGGCTTCTCTTTGGACTTTGGGCAAACAGTTTAAGTCCCAGTGGGAAAAGTTGAGGATTACTCTTCATTAGGTTCATGCTATCTTCATAGAAAGCATCACCAGCTGAAACTATATGTTTAAGAGCATTCTCATACCTACGCAGTTTAAGATCAATTGTATATTGCATGATTGCTGGTTGCATACGCTCTAGTTCCTGGAGAAATGGAAGAAACTCCTTTGGATCCCTTTGAGAATTCAACGCCACAATGGCTGTAAGGTGCAGATCATAAAGACCTAAAGCAGCTTCATAAACAGCCTCAGCATCTGATAACCACAAGAGATGCTTGAGAGCTTCTTCAGCAGAAGGGTAACTTTTGCGACGAGGATCGTCAAGCCCCGAAAGTTCCATTTCACGAATAACCTTTATCCTCTTTAGggcttcttcgagaagagcaggTTCACTGCGAGATAAAGTAGTTAATATGCAAAGTTCCCTAGCAGGACTCTCTGGTACATGCTCCTCAAGAGCATTCCTTACAGCAAGCAAGACGGAAGAAACTTTGTCTTTCGCATCAAAGGCACTCTGCTCGGTAACAGGAGTATCGTTTGTGCCCTTGGGATGAGGTTGGGATAGACTGTCTTTGTACAGTGTCTCCATAACATTTTCATTCTTTATGGAACAGATGAAATCAGTGATGTGGCTCAAGTTATCTACCTGCTGTACAAATTCTTTAGCTGATTGGAGGAATGCTTTCCAACCACAGTAGTCAACAATTACATTGAAATCAATCCGATGCCTTCTCACTAATAAAAGAGCATCTTTGAAACGTCTTTGGACCAAAGCATTAACAATCGACTCCAGGACCAGTTTTCTTGGATAAATGCATTCTAAATTTCCACGAATGGTTTGTATAATGAGAGCAGCCTCATCACCATGTAGAGCCCCAACCAATTTCGCACCTCTTTCCCATATATTTAtggagtttttcttttcttctttccttttgctTACAACGCGGATAAAATTTTCATATTTAACATCTGCATCTCCATGCAATACGTCATCCATGTTAATAACGAAGAGCAAATCTTGGACGGTGGTAAGAACCAAATGTGTTATCAGCTGGTCGGTGGAGTTTGAGTAAAACGAGAAGCTGCTACAATTGTTACACAACACTTTCCCGCTAATATGCAGCCTGCAATTACTATCTAGCCCAAAC includes the following:
- the LOC113286989 gene encoding copper-transporting ATPase HMA4-like isoform X2, coding for METNGKDDRLKAPLLPPSDSVSITVYPTSPGKIMKTRTTMFRIGNVKCSSCVTSIESALGKVTGIESVTVSALHGQAVIKYVPELINLKAIREAIEDLGFLVFEFPEDIAVVRLRIKGMSCTSCTNSIESALLMVEGVKTAVVGLSLEEAKIHFDPTLTDSEELIQAIEDAGFEAELMSNVNDGNKVHLKLEGISGDEDFTIIRSSLESVRGVNQVEMDKESNKVIIVYDSDFTGPRSLIKCIQEAGKPHESYHASLYVPPSGREAERQHEILGYRNLFLWSFLFSAPVFIFSMVLPMFPPYGDWLHHMVYNMLTVGMLLRWILCTPVQLIIGSRFYVGSYYALKRGSANMDVLVALGTSAAYFYSLYVLIKASTSESFEGMDFFETSAMLITFILLGKYLEVLAKGKTSDALAKLTKLAPDTAWLLTFDGDENIISEDEISTSLIQKHDVIKIVPGAKVPIDGVVTKGQSHVNESMLTGEARPVAKKPGDKVIGGTVNENGCVLVKVTHVGSETALSQIVQLVEVAQLAKAPVQKLADQISRVFVPVVVVAAILTFLAWFIPGQAAMYPKDWIPKAMNSFELALQFGISVLVVACPCALGLATPTAVMVATGKGASQGVLIKGGSALEKAHKVKTVVFDKTGTLTEGKPVVVSMKVFSPMPVQEFCDIAEAVEANSEHPIAKAVVQHAKKLRQMNSSNLGHIAEVQDFEVHPGFGISGKVSKNVVLVGNKRLMVARKVPISSEVEDYMSESEQLARTCVLVAINGMVSGGFAVTDPVKPEAERVISFLKSMNITSIMVTGDNWATANAIAKEVGITTVIAETDPLGKADKIKDLQVMGSMTLQL
- the LOC113286989 gene encoding copper-transporting ATPase HMA4-like isoform X1, which encodes METNGKDDRLKAPLLPPSDSVSITVYPTSPGKIMKTRTTMFRIGNVKCSSCVTSIESALGKVTGIESVTVSALHGQAVIKYVPELINLKAIREAIEDLGFLVFEFPEDIAVVRLRIKGMSCTSCTNSIESALLMVEGVKTAVVGLSLEEAKIHFDPTLTDSEELIQAIEDAGFEAELMSNVNDGNKVHLKLEGISGDEDFTIIRSSLESVRGVNQVEMDKESNKVIIVYDSDFTGPRSLIKCIQEAGKPHESYHASLYVPPSGREAERQHEILGYRNLFLWSFLFSAPVFIFSMVLPMFPPYGDWLHHMVYNMLTVGMLLRWILCTPVQLIIGSRFYVGSYYALKRGSANMDVLVALGTSAAYFYSLYVLIKASTSESFEGMDFFETSAMLITFILLGKYLEVLAKGKTSDALAKLTKLAPDTAWLLTFDGDENIISEDEISTSLIQKHDVIKIVPGAKVPIDGVVTKGQSHVNESMLTGEARPVAKKPGDKVIGGTVNENGCVLVKVTHVGSETALSQIVQLVEVAQLAKAPVQKLADQISRVFVPVVVVAAILTFLAWFIPGQAAMYPKDWIPKAMNSFELALQFGISVLVVACPCALGLATPTAVMVATGKGASQGVLIKGGSALEKAHKVKTVVFDKTGTLTEGKPVVVSMKVFSPMPVQEFCDIAEAVEANSEHPIAKAVVQHAKKLRQMNSSNLGHIAEVQDFEVHPGFGISGKVSKNVVLVGNKRLMVARKVPISSEVEDYMSESEQLARTCVLVAINGMVSGGFAVTDPVKPEAERVISFLKSMNITSIMVTGDNWATANAIAKEVGITTVIAETDPLGKADKIKDLQLKGMAVAMVGDGINDSPALAAADVGMAIGAGTDVAIEAADIVLMKSNLEDVVTAIDLSRKTLARIRLNYVWALGYNVLGMPIAAGVLFPFTGIRLPPWVAGAAMAASSISVVCSSLLLQSYKKPLHIERARELVDYSESV
- the LOC113286990 gene encoding elongator complex protein 1-like isoform X1, whose product is MKNLKLYSEITSQIQLQSKDEVLTHSAFDIERNRLFFASSENIVYISQIPSTQEWQKTSVAEIEHIELESGDTITALDYLMEKEALVLGTSNGDLLLHVEDNHVTEVVGQVDGGVKTIAPSPDGALLAVITGFGQILVMTHDWDVLYETTLDDLPDDADIDGELNGGSGQQFENPVSWRGDGRYFATLNGTNSSSSLHKKLKIWERDSGVLEATSETKAFMGGALDWMPSGAKVATARDRKVENKCPLIVFYERNGLERNSFSIEDRLDGSVESLKWNCNSDLLATVFRCEAYDCVKVWSFSNNHWYLKQEMRYLKDDKVKIIWDPTKPFSLICWTTGGKITAYNFVWVTSVMEDSTAFVIDNSKILVSPLALSLIPPPMCLFSLKFQSPVCSMAYFSKNSRNLLAACLSDGSFCVVELPSSDTWEELEGKEFSVEASSSEAAFQSLRHLVWLDSNILLGVSYHGPARDQLAVSSGENGHLHPQGVNHSLTCSLQEIELVCSENRAPDMVSSSGWNAKVVNQISPEGSVIGIAPNPAKPGSALIQLDGGAVIEYASKMGVSRGQLGQHQQKLDRNVGFSSSCPWMNVVPVLDSGVLKSLLFGLDSNCRLHISGKVLCNNCSSFSFYSNSTDQLITHLVLTTVQDLLFVINMDDVLHGDADVKYENFIRVVSKRKEEKKNSINIWERGAKLVGALHGDEAALIIQTIRGNLECIYPRKLVLESIVNALVQRRFKDALLLVRRHRIDFNVIVDYCGWKAFLQSAKEFVQQVDNLSHITDFICSIKNENVMETLYKDSLSQPHPKGTNDTPVTEQSAFDAKDKVSSVLLAVRNALEEHVPESPARELCILTTLSRSEPALLEEALKRIKVIREMELSGLDDPRRKSYPSAEEALKHLLWLSDAEAVYEAALGLYDLHLTAIVALNSQRDPKEFLPFLQELERMQPAIMQYTIDLKLRRYENALKHIVSAGDAFYEDSMNLMKSNPQLFPLGLKLFAQSPKRSQVLEAWGDHLNDEKFFEDAAAIYLCCPSLEKALKAYRGCGNWKGVLTVAGRLNLGEIEVTKLATELCEELEELGKPAEAAKVALEYCNDVVSSVGYFVTAREWEEALRVGFMHRRDDLISQVKSAADECANTLVVEYEEGLEKVGKYLIRYLAVRQRRLVLAAQLQLADKTIDDIDDDAASETSSNFSGMSAYTKGSTRKGSSASVSSNATSRKRDTRRQKHRGGTIRAGSPGEELALVDHIKSMALTTGGQHELKSLIVSLLTVGEEDTARKLQRAGDTFQVSQMAAVKLAEDTMSNDNMDEKTHTLENYIHKVRGELPISDTISWRSKVLLPP
- the LOC113286990 gene encoding elongator complex protein 1-like isoform X2 is translated as MKNLKLYSEITSQIQLQSKDEVLTHSAFDIERNRLFFASSENIVYISQIPSTQTSVAEIEHIELESGDTITALDYLMEKEALVLGTSNGDLLLHVEDNHVTEVVGQVDGGVKTIAPSPDGALLAVITGFGQILVMTHDWDVLYETTLDDLPDDADIDGELNGGSGQQFENPVSWRGDGRYFATLNGTNSSSSLHKKLKIWERDSGVLEATSETKAFMGGALDWMPSGAKVATARDRKVENKCPLIVFYERNGLERNSFSIEDRLDGSVESLKWNCNSDLLATVFRCEAYDCVKVWSFSNNHWYLKQEMRYLKDDKVKIIWDPTKPFSLICWTTGGKITAYNFVWVTSVMEDSTAFVIDNSKILVSPLALSLIPPPMCLFSLKFQSPVCSMAYFSKNSRNLLAACLSDGSFCVVELPSSDTWEELEGKEFSVEASSSEAAFQSLRHLVWLDSNILLGVSYHGPARDQLAVSSGENGHLHPQGVNHSLTCSLQEIELVCSENRAPDMVSSSGWNAKVVNQISPEGSVIGIAPNPAKPGSALIQLDGGAVIEYASKMGVSRGQLGQHQQKLDRNVGFSSSCPWMNVVPVLDSGVLKSLLFGLDSNCRLHISGKVLCNNCSSFSFYSNSTDQLITHLVLTTVQDLLFVINMDDVLHGDADVKYENFIRVVSKRKEEKKNSINIWERGAKLVGALHGDEAALIIQTIRGNLECIYPRKLVLESIVNALVQRRFKDALLLVRRHRIDFNVIVDYCGWKAFLQSAKEFVQQVDNLSHITDFICSIKNENVMETLYKDSLSQPHPKGTNDTPVTEQSAFDAKDKVSSVLLAVRNALEEHVPESPARELCILTTLSRSEPALLEEALKRIKVIREMELSGLDDPRRKSYPSAEEALKHLLWLSDAEAVYEAALGLYDLHLTAIVALNSQRDPKEFLPFLQELERMQPAIMQYTIDLKLRRYENALKHIVSAGDAFYEDSMNLMKSNPQLFPLGLKLFAQSPKRSQVLEAWGDHLNDEKFFEDAAAIYLCCPSLEKALKAYRGCGNWKGVLTVAGRLNLGEIEVTKLATELCEELEELGKPAEAAKVALEYCNDVVSSVGYFVTAREWEEALRVGFMHRRDDLISQVKSAADECANTLVVEYEEGLEKVGKYLIRYLAVRQRRLVLAAQLQLADKTIDDIDDDAASETSSNFSGMSAYTKGSTRKGSSASVSSNATSRKRDTRRQKHRGGTIRAGSPGEELALVDHIKSMALTTGGQHELKSLIVSLLTVGEEDTARKLQRAGDTFQVSQMAAVKLAEDTMSNDNMDEKTHTLENYIHKVRGELPISDTISWRSKVLLPP